From Patescibacteria group bacterium, a single genomic window includes:
- the map gene encoding type I methionyl aminopeptidase produces the protein MLIKSAKEIAQIKKGGQIISRILAELKKVCRPGISTLAVDLAAEKMIIEAGGKPSFKDYASRAGEIPFPGTICASLNHELVHGVPHKNRILKNGDIFSIDIGMEWPAKGGHGYYTDTAITVPIGEVSPKIKKLLGVTREALEVGMKAVKPGNTVADIGLAIEEYVKSQGKYSIIRDLVGHGVGTAVHEDPPIPNFYDQSMERYKLRPGMVIAIEPMIALGNYNVRTAKDGWTIEMADRSLCAHFEHTLVVTKNGHEVLTRRPKEKEENF, from the coding sequence ATGTTAATAAAAAGCGCCAAGGAAATTGCCCAAATTAAAAAAGGCGGCCAGATCATCAGCCGCATTTTAGCTGAACTTAAAAAAGTGTGTCGGCCCGGGATTTCTACTTTGGCGGTTGATTTGGCCGCGGAAAAAATGATTATAGAGGCCGGCGGCAAGCCGTCTTTTAAAGATTACGCCAGCCGTGCCGGCGAGATTCCTTTCCCCGGAACTATTTGCGCCTCCTTAAACCATGAATTGGTGCACGGGGTTCCGCATAAAAATAGAATTTTAAAAAACGGCGATATTTTTAGCATTGATATCGGCATGGAATGGCCCGCTAAAGGCGGACACGGTTATTACACAGATACAGCCATCACAGTTCCCATAGGCGAAGTGTCGCCAAAGATTAAAAAATTACTTGGGGTTACGCGTGAGGCGCTTGAGGTGGGTATGAAGGCGGTAAAGCCGGGTAACACAGTGGCAGATATCGGTTTGGCCATAGAAGAATACGTAAAATCACAAGGAAAATACAGTATTATCAGGGACTTGGTCGGGCATGGAGTTGGAACTGCCGTGCACGAAGATCCGCCAATTCCAAATTTTTATGATCAGTCAATGGAACGTTATAAATTAAGACCAGGCATGGTTATTGCCATAGAACCAATGATTGCTTTGGGTAATTATAACGTCAGAACCGCCAAAGACGGCTGGACAATTGAAATGGCTGACAGGTCTTTGTGCGCTCACTTTGAACACACTTTGGTAGTGACCAAAAATGGTCACGAAGTTTTAACCAGAAGGCCGAAGGAGAAGGAAGAAAATTTTTAG
- a CDS encoding nucleoside monophosphate kinase: protein MEKVIIMIGPPGSGKGTQAKKIAEKYNYEHISTGDLLRSLYKSPEISLKEKNILDEVLKEGELAPDDLIYRLTFAQIIKDLKNKDGVVLDGAIRNLKQAGDFQKFFQENKLSVLVFHVSLTDKEIFARLAKRKLLENRQDDEQKVVEERVKTQGTKALAPILNFYKDKGLLAEVDGSPSIAEVEKSIDKILAGRK from the coding sequence ATGGAAAAAGTTATTATAATGATTGGCCCGCCGGGGTCAGGCAAGGGCACGCAAGCCAAAAAAATAGCCGAGAAATATAATTACGAGCACATCTCCACCGGTGATTTGTTAAGGAGTTTATACAAAAGCCCGGAGATTTCTCTAAAGGAAAAAAATATTTTGGATGAAGTTTTAAAAGAAGGCGAGTTGGCTCCGGATGATTTGATTTACCGGTTAACTTTTGCCCAGATTATTAAAGATTTAAAAAATAAAGACGGCGTCGTGCTTGACGGAGCGATTAGAAATTTAAAACAAGCCGGAGATTTTCAAAAGTTTTTTCAAGAAAACAAACTTAGCGTGCTTGTATTCCATGTTTCCTTAACGGACAAAGAAATTTTTGCGCGGCTGGCAAAGCGTAAATTGCTTGAGAACAGACAAGATGATGAACAAAAAGTCGTAGAGGAGAGAGTGAAAACCCAGGGAACCAAAGCGCTGGCGCCGATTTTAAATTTTTATAAAGACAAGGGTTTGCTCGCGGAGGTTGACGGCAGTCCCAGTATTGCCGAAGTGGAAAAAAGCATTGATAAGATTTTAGCCGGTCGCAAATAG
- the secY gene encoding preprotein translocase subunit SecY encodes MWDKIQQVWKIKDIRNKVLFVLALLVVFRLVAHIPIPGINLENLRQFLAGNQVFGLLDVFSGGTMKNFSIVMLGVGPYITASIIFQLLSMIVPKLEEMTKEGEAGQQKINNYTRLLTVPLAFLQSYAMIKLLSNSALPIITDINPFRLFTIMITITGGTMFLMWLGELITEQKIGNGISLLIFSGIVASLPGAIRTMSLNYSSADFYTMILFAGIALLTIVGVVFINEGQRNIPVNYAKQVRGNRMYGGSTSHLPLRVNMAGVIPIIFAISLILFPPLIAQFFAQAKTAWIANFATHTIAIFQNQIFYAIMYFVLVFGFTYFYTAVIFHPQKIAENLQKQGGFIPGIRPGKETEKYLGETMNRINLIGALFLGIIAILPLIVQGFMGTNSLAIGGTSLLIVVSVAIETAKQIEAQLTMHAYDQI; translated from the coding sequence ATGTGGGATAAAATCCAGCAGGTCTGGAAAATTAAAGACATCAGAAACAAGGTTTTGTTTGTGCTTGCGCTTTTGGTTGTTTTCAGATTGGTTGCCCACATTCCAATCCCGGGTATAAATTTGGAAAATTTAAGGCAGTTTCTAGCCGGCAATCAGGTCTTTGGCTTATTGGACGTTTTTTCCGGCGGAACAATGAAAAATTTTTCCATAGTCATGCTTGGCGTCGGTCCTTATATCACCGCTTCAATCATTTTCCAGTTGCTTAGCATGATCGTGCCTAAGCTTGAAGAGATGACCAAAGAAGGCGAAGCCGGCCAGCAGAAGATTAATAATTATACGCGTTTGCTTACCGTTCCTTTGGCGTTTTTACAATCCTACGCCATGATTAAACTGCTTAGCAATTCGGCTTTACCCATCATAACCGACATCAATCCTTTTCGCCTTTTCACCATTATGATCACCATAACCGGTGGTACCATGTTTTTGATGTGGCTCGGTGAACTTATTACCGAACAAAAAATCGGCAATGGAATTTCTCTGCTGATATTTTCCGGCATTGTGGCTTCTTTGCCCGGAGCGATAAGAACCATGTCTTTAAATTATAGCTCGGCCGATTTTTATACAATGATTTTATTTGCCGGCATTGCCCTTTTAACCATCGTCGGGGTGGTGTTCATAAATGAAGGCCAGCGCAATATTCCGGTAAATTACGCCAAACAGGTGCGCGGCAACCGTATGTATGGAGGCAGTACCTCTCATTTGCCTTTGCGCGTGAATATGGCCGGAGTTATTCCGATTATCTTTGCCATCTCTTTGATCCTGTTTCCGCCGCTTATCGCTCAATTTTTTGCCCAAGCCAAAACCGCCTGGATTGCCAACTTCGCGACTCACACCATAGCCATTTTTCAGAACCAGATTTTTTATGCCATAATGTATTTTGTGTTGGTTTTCGGCTTTACCTATTTTTATACGGCCGTTATTTTCCATCCGCAAAAAATTGCTGAAAATTTGCAAAAACAAGGCGGTTTTATTCCGGGCATAAGACCGGGCAAAGAGACCGAAAAATATCTGGGCGAAACCATGAATCGCATAAATTTAATTGGCGCTTTATTTTTGGGCATAATTGCCATTTTACCTTTGATAGTTCAGGGCTTCATGGGCACAAACAGCTTGGCCATCGGCGGTACCAGTTTGTTAATCGTGGTTTCAGTGGCAATTGAGACGGCTAAACAAATAGAAGCACAGCTGACCATGCATGCTTACGACCAGATCTAG
- the rplO gene encoding 50S ribosomal protein L15, with translation MMLQPNTIKPARGSKRKRKILGRGNASGHGNYSTRGGKGQTARSGGSRGLNLKGFKYLMASTKKLRGFHSLKIKPAEVYLSDLDRKYNEGEVVNLSSLKEKNIINNNAKAAKVVFKGDLAKKLTLEGIICTPKAAEKIKSVGGEIK, from the coding sequence ATGATGTTACAACCAAACACAATTAAGCCGGCCCGTGGTTCAAAACGCAAGCGCAAAATACTTGGCCGAGGCAATGCCTCCGGCCACGGTAATTATTCTACCAGAGGCGGCAAAGGCCAGACCGCCCGTTCGGGCGGAAGCCGCGGATTAAACCTGAAGGGCTTTAAATATTTAATGGCATCAACTAAAAAATTGCGCGGTTTTCACAGTTTAAAAATAAAACCGGCCGAGGTGTATCTTAGCGATTTAGATAGAAAATATAACGAAGGCGAGGTTGTGAATTTGTCTTCTTTGAAAGAGAAGAATATAATTAACAATAACGCCAAAGCCGCCAAAGTTGTGTTTAAGGGCGATCTGGCCAAAAAATTAACCTTGGAAGGCATCATTTGCACCCCCAAAGCCGCCGAAAAAATAAAAAGCGTTGGCGGAGAAATCAAATAA
- the rpsE gene encoding 30S ribosomal protein S5 — protein MNRPSNRRGDKPREKSEYDQYILDLSRVTRVTKGGKHLSFRACVILGDRHGKVGFGLAKGKDVQLGVEKAVHQAKKNMIHVPIVNETIPHPIYYKFKAATIMLKPAPKGSGIIAGGAVRSLLELAGIPNVSSKILGKTKNKVTILKAAFEALQLFKAKQ, from the coding sequence ATGAATAGACCATCAAACAGAAGAGGCGACAAACCGCGCGAAAAAAGCGAATATGATCAATATATTCTTGATTTGAGCCGCGTTACCAGAGTTACTAAAGGCGGCAAGCATTTGAGTTTTCGCGCTTGCGTTATTTTGGGCGACCGGCACGGCAAAGTCGGTTTTGGTTTGGCCAAAGGCAAGGATGTGCAGTTGGGAGTTGAGAAGGCCGTTCATCAGGCCAAAAAGAATATGATTCACGTGCCAATTGTCAATGAAACCATTCCGCACCCCATTTATTATAAATTTAAGGCCGCTACCATTATGCTCAAACCGGCCCCAAAGGGATCTGGAATTATCGCCGGCGGCGCTGTGCGTTCGCTGTTGGAATTGGCCGGCATACCGAATGTTTCCTCAAAAATTTTAGGCAAAACAAAAAATAAGGTGACAATCTTGAAGGCCGCTTTTGAGGCCCTGCAATTGTTTAAAGCAAAACAGTAA
- the rplR gene encoding 50S ribosomal protein L18 — protein MKRLFKKNKNKLRQVRHARVRATIVGTALKPRLSIFRGLRSVTAQLINDDKGQTLCYVSAKEVVKQKAEKYAGKIGTAYMVGKLLAEKAKAKKITKVVFDRAGYKYHGRVKALAEGAREGGLVF, from the coding sequence ATGAAAAGATTATTCAAAAAAAATAAAAATAAGCTGCGCCAGGTGAGGCACGCCAGAGTCAGAGCCACGATAGTAGGCACAGCCCTAAAGCCGAGATTATCCATATTTAGGGGCTTAAGATCTGTTACCGCCCAATTGATCAATGATGATAAGGGCCAGACCTTGTGCTATGTCAGCGCCAAAGAAGTTGTCAAACAGAAAGCCGAAAAATATGCCGGCAAGATTGGCACTGCTTATATGGTTGGAAAATTATTGGCGGAAAAGGCCAAGGCCAAAAAAATAACCAAGGTTGTTTTTGACAGAGCCGGATATAAATATCATGGCCGGGTGAAAGCGCTGGCTGAAGGCGCCAGAGAAGGCGGATTAGTGTTCTAA
- the rplF gene encoding 50S ribosomal protein L6 encodes MSRIGKKKITLPSGVTLEIQKDEVVVKGPKGELRQKLHPHVTVAKEADGFSLSVVSPNNKQDRALWGTFASLILNMVKGVTEGFKKQLEINGVGFKAAMKGANLMLEVGFSHPVEVVPPQGIKFAVEKNLITVEGFDKQVVGEIAAQIRRVKKPEPYKGKGIRYIDEVIRRKAGKTATKAAA; translated from the coding sequence ATGTCTAGAATAGGCAAAAAGAAAATTACTTTACCGTCGGGCGTCACCTTAGAGATTCAAAAGGATGAAGTTGTAGTTAAGGGTCCAAAAGGCGAGTTACGGCAGAAATTACATCCGCACGTTACGGTTGCCAAAGAAGCGGACGGTTTTAGTTTGAGCGTAGTCAGTCCGAATAATAAACAGGACAGGGCGCTTTGGGGGACTTTTGCCAGTTTGATTTTGAATATGGTGAAAGGCGTAACCGAGGGATTTAAAAAACAGCTGGAAATAAACGGCGTTGGTTTTAAAGCCGCGATGAAAGGCGCAAATTTAATGTTGGAAGTGGGTTTTTCCCATCCGGTTGAGGTTGTACCGCCACAGGGAATAAAATTTGCCGTTGAAAAAAATTTAATAACCGTGGAAGGTTTTGATAAACAGGTGGTTGGCGAAATAGCCGCGCAGATTAGACGCGTCAAAAAACCCGAGCCATACAAGGGCAAGGGTATAAGATATATTGACGAGGTGATAAGACGCAAAGCCGGCAAGACCGCCACCAAGGCCGCCGCTTAA
- the rpsH gene encoding 30S ribosomal protein S8 encodes MMTDPIADMLTRIRNASNVHKKEVVVPYSKLKMAIADILVKNGYLIKAEEVKETHPQIMLTLKYYNGQPAINNVKRISKPGHRRYVKNEEIQTVLSGFGLAILSTPKGLLTNVEARNMHLGGELICEVF; translated from the coding sequence ATGATGACGGACCCTATAGCTGACATGCTAACCAGAATACGAAACGCCTCTAACGTTCATAAGAAAGAGGTTGTTGTGCCATACTCAAAATTGAAAATGGCCATTGCTGATATTTTGGTTAAGAACGGCTATTTAATTAAGGCCGAAGAAGTAAAAGAAACTCATCCGCAAATTATGCTGACCCTGAAGTATTATAACGGTCAACCGGCTATTAACAATGTCAAAAGAATCAGCAAGCCCGGACATCGCCGCTATGTTAAGAATGAGGAAATTCAGACCGTGTTAAGCGGTTTTGGTTTGGCCATTTTATCTACGCCAAAAGGATTATTAACCAACGTTGAGGCCAGAAATATGCACCTTGGCGGTGAATTAATTTGTGAAGTGTTCTAA
- a CDS encoding type Z 30S ribosomal protein S14: protein MATQSQIAKSNRKPKFSTRKVRRCWKCGRVHGYMGKFGLCRICFRELANQGKIPGIRKSSW from the coding sequence ATGGCTACTCAATCGCAAATCGCAAAATCAAACCGAAAACCCAAATTTTCAACCAGAAAAGTCAGACGCTGCTGGAAATGCGGACGCGTGCATGGTTACATGGGTAAGTTCGGGTTGTGCCGTATTTGTTTTAGAGAATTGGCCAATCAAGGAAAGATTCCGGGAATTAGAAAATCAAGTTGGTAA
- the rplE gene encoding 50S ribosomal protein L5 codes for MKVNLYEKYKKEVVPAMKAEFGYKNIMQTPRVAKIIINAGVGRFIKEPHFIENVESTLTKISGQKPVRTKAKKSISNFKIREGMDIGVMVTLRGPRMYQFLEKLVSITLPRVRDFRGVSAKSFDHNGNYTIGFKENLSFPEIKSEDIEKMHGLQIIINTTAKNKEEGKSLLTHLGIPFVK; via the coding sequence ATGAAAGTGAATTTATACGAAAAATACAAAAAGGAAGTTGTGCCGGCGATGAAGGCGGAATTTGGCTACAAAAATATTATGCAAACGCCAAGGGTGGCCAAAATAATTATTAATGCCGGGGTGGGCCGCTTTATTAAAGAGCCGCATTTTATAGAAAATGTGGAAAGCACGCTGACCAAGATTTCCGGCCAGAAACCGGTCAGAACCAAAGCCAAAAAATCTATTTCCAACTTTAAAATCAGAGAAGGCATGGATATCGGCGTGATGGTTACTTTGCGCGGACCGAGAATGTACCAGTTTTTAGAAAAGTTAGTTTCCATTACCTTGCCGCGCGTCCGCGACTTTAGAGGCGTGTCAGCAAAAAGTTTTGATCACAATGGAAATTATACGATTGGTTTTAAAGAAAACTTGTCTTTTCCGGAAATTAAATCGGAAGATATTGAAAAAATGCACGGTTTGCAGATAATTATCAATACGACGGCTAAAAACAAAGAAGAAGGCAAATCGCTATTAACTCATTTAGGAATTCCTTTTGTTAAGTAA
- the rplX gene encoding 50S ribosomal protein L24, with protein sequence MKIKTNDQVKIITGKDKGKTGKVLQVFPKRERVVVEGANMIKKHMKTQRKGEKGQTIELAGPIHASNVVLICPKCSKETRVGYKTEANVKKRQCKKCNEVIE encoded by the coding sequence ATGAAAATAAAAACCAACGATCAGGTAAAAATTATCACCGGAAAAGACAAGGGTAAGACCGGCAAGGTACTTCAGGTTTTTCCAAAGAGAGAAAGAGTGGTAGTGGAAGGCGCGAATATGATAAAAAAACACATGAAGACCCAGCGCAAAGGCGAGAAGGGCCAGACCATAGAATTGGCCGGACCGATTCATGCCAGCAATGTAGTCCTGATTTGTCCAAAATGCAGCAAGGAAACCAGGGTTGGCTATAAAACAGAAGCGAATGTCAAAAAGCGACAGTGTAAAAAATGCAACGAAGTCATTGAATAA
- the rplN gene encoding 50S ribosomal protein L14, with product MIQHRTILVVADNSGAKRLQCIRVLGGYKKRYAQLGDVVTCAVKEAAPHGLVKKGEVVHVVIVRQHKERRRPDGTYIRFDDNAAVLIDRKTKEPKGTRILGPVARELRTKGFQKIISLAPEVL from the coding sequence ATGATTCAACATAGAACAATTCTGGTGGTTGCAGACAATTCCGGAGCAAAAAGATTGCAGTGCATCCGCGTGCTTGGCGGCTATAAAAAAAGATACGCCCAGCTTGGGGATGTTGTCACTTGCGCGGTAAAAGAAGCCGCTCCGCATGGCTTGGTCAAAAAAGGCGAGGTTGTGCATGTGGTGATTGTCAGACAACATAAAGAAAGACGAAGACCGGACGGCACTTATATTCGTTTTGACGACAACGCGGCCGTGTTAATTGACAGGAAAACAAAAGAACCGAAAGGCACGCGTATTTTGGGTCCGGTAGCCAGAGAATTGCGAACAAAAGGTTTTCAGAAAATTATTTCTTTAGCGCCTGAAGTTTTGTAA
- the rpsQ gene encoding 30S ribosomal protein S17, whose product MEKKQINPRKFEGQVVSAAMKKTIAVRVDAMKLHEKYNKSYKVSRKYLVHDEKSEAKLGDIVSFVECRPLSKTKRWRLVEVLKKNT is encoded by the coding sequence ATGGAGAAAAAACAAATCAATCCGAGAAAATTTGAAGGCCAGGTCGTTTCCGCGGCTATGAAAAAAACCATTGCCGTGCGTGTTGATGCCATGAAACTGCATGAGAAATACAACAAGTCCTATAAGGTCAGCCGTAAATATTTGGTTCATGATGAAAAGAGCGAAGCTAAACTCGGGGATATTGTCAGTTTTGTGGAATGCCGCCCCTTATCAAAAACCAAAAGATGGAGATTGGTTGAAGTTTTAAAGAAAAATACTTAA
- the rpmC gene encoding 50S ribosomal protein L29: MEFADLKSRSEAELKELLNLQRQDLQNLAFQAHNRQLKQVHKINLVKKTIARISMLLKQMAKKK; this comes from the coding sequence ATGGAGTTTGCTGATCTTAAAAGCAGAAGCGAAGCGGAATTAAAAGAATTATTGAATTTGCAAAGACAGGACTTGCAGAATCTTGCTTTTCAGGCGCACAACCGGCAATTAAAGCAGGTTCATAAAATTAATTTGGTTAAGAAAACGATTGCCCGTATTTCCATGCTTTTAAAACAAATGGCAAAAAAGAAATAA
- the rplP gene encoding 50S ribosomal protein L16, which produces MLYPKKVLHRKWHKGRKRSLGVATRTTRVDFGEFGMKCLEHGWIDSRQIEAARRVLTRYVRKGGKIWIRVFPDKPVTKKGNETPMGGGKGSPDHYVAVVKPGTVMFEMGGVPETVAKDAIRMAAFKIGVKTKFVIKQ; this is translated from the coding sequence ATGTTATATCCAAAGAAAGTTTTACATAGAAAATGGCATAAAGGCAGAAAGAGAAGCTTGGGAGTGGCTACCAGAACAACCAGGGTAGATTTTGGTGAATTCGGTATGAAATGTTTGGAACATGGCTGGATAGACAGCCGGCAGATTGAAGCGGCCCGAAGAGTTTTAACCCGATATGTCAGAAAGGGCGGAAAAATTTGGATTAGAGTTTTTCCGGATAAGCCGGTTACAAAAAAAGGAAACGAAACCCCAATGGGCGGAGGCAAAGGGTCGCCGGATCATTATGTGGCGGTTGTCAAACCCGGCACAGTGATGTTTGAAATGGGCGGCGTGCCGGAAACTGTAGCCAAAGACGCGATCAGAATGGCCGCGTTTAAAATCGGCGTTAAGACAAAATTTGTAATCAAACAATAA
- the rpsC gene encoding 30S ribosomal protein S3, translated as MGHKVHPKIYRIPTIYTWDSKWFARNGQMPLFLKQEVAIRKLLQEKLKESLVDAISIERTPKDMSITILTAKPGMIIGRGGQGLEDLRKQIERKIVQMKLKVKLNVQEVRQPALSAQIIATTAANDIVRRLPFRRVMKQIIEKVMSAGAQGVKIAMGGRLNGVEIARTEKLAAGKMSLITLRSDVDYAFAEAHTLYGKIGIKVWIYKGEAFGRRDKFAGKEEAKSGKEEKKS; from the coding sequence ATGGGCCACAAAGTACATCCGAAAATTTATAGAATCCCAACCATTTATACCTGGGACTCAAAATGGTTTGCCAGAAACGGCCAGATGCCTTTGTTTTTAAAACAAGAAGTTGCCATTAGAAAATTATTACAAGAAAAATTAAAAGAATCTTTGGTGGATGCCATCAGTATTGAAAGAACGCCAAAGGATATGTCCATAACCATTTTAACCGCCAAGCCGGGTATGATTATCGGCCGCGGCGGCCAGGGTTTGGAGGATTTACGCAAACAAATTGAAAGAAAAATCGTACAGATGAAACTGAAAGTGAAATTAAACGTGCAGGAGGTCAGGCAGCCGGCGCTTTCCGCGCAAATTATAGCGACCACAGCCGCCAATGACATTGTCAGACGTTTGCCGTTTAGAAGAGTAATGAAACAAATTATTGAAAAAGTCATGAGCGCCGGCGCCCAAGGAGTAAAAATTGCCATGGGCGGACGTTTAAACGGCGTGGAAATTGCCAGAACCGAAAAATTGGCTGCCGGAAAAATGTCGCTGATCACTTTGCGCAGCGATGTTGATTACGCTTTTGCGGAGGCCCATACCCTTTATGGAAAAATCGGCATTAAGGTTTGGATTTATAAAGGTGAGGCCTTTGGCAGACGGGATAAATTTGCCGGTAAAGAAGAAGCCAAATCCGGTAAGGAAGAAAAGAAATCATAA
- the rplV gene encoding 50S ribosomal protein L22, with protein sequence MKQEVTAKLNHLRMGPRKVRLVVDMIRGKKVTRALDILSLSTKRAARPVLKLLQSAVANAKHNHSLAVENLKVEKITVDGGASLKRWMPKAHGRATPVRERTSHINLVLSANVANIEEKK encoded by the coding sequence ATGAAACAAGAGGTAACCGCAAAATTGAATCATTTGAGAATGGGACCGCGCAAGGTCAGATTAGTCGTAGATATGATCAGAGGAAAAAAGGTGACCAGGGCTTTGGATATTTTATCATTGTCAACCAAGCGCGCGGCCAGACCGGTTTTAAAACTTTTACAATCAGCGGTTGCCAACGCCAAACACAATCATTCCTTGGCAGTAGAAAATTTGAAGGTTGAAAAGATAACAGTTGACGGCGGCGCCTCACTCAAGAGATGGATGCCGAAAGCGCATGGCCGGGCCACGCCGGTACGAGAGCGAACCTCGCATATTAATTTAGTTTTAAGCGCTAACGTAGCTAACATAGAAGAAAAGAAATAA
- the rpsS gene encoding 30S ribosomal protein S19, translated as MSRSLKKGPFVDPRVLSKVLTMKNTGKKQPIKTWSRACVISPEMVGVTFLVHNGKDFISVFVDENMVGHRLGEFSPTRKFVRHGGKMAKEQEAAATAAGAPAPAAAAAPKKEEKK; from the coding sequence ATGTCTAGAAGTTTAAAAAAAGGCCCATTTGTAGATCCGAGAGTTTTAAGCAAGGTACTGACGATGAAAAATACAGGAAAAAAACAGCCAATTAAAACCTGGTCCAGAGCTTGTGTTATTTCTCCGGAAATGGTCGGCGTGACTTTCCTGGTGCACAACGGCAAAGATTTTATTTCGGTTTTTGTAGATGAAAATATGGTGGGCCATCGCCTGGGTGAGTTTTCTCCAACCAGAAAATTTGTCCGCCATGGCGGCAAGATGGCTAAAGAACAGGAAGCGGCCGCCACCGCCGCCGGAGCGCCGGCTCCAGCCGCCGCCGCTGCGCCGAAAAAAGAAGAGAAGAAGTAA
- the rplB gene encoding 50S ribosomal protein L2, with protein sequence MPIKIYKPTNNGRRNSSVDAFSDITKTKPEKSLVVYLKSKSGRNNQGILTVRHQGGGVKKFYRIVDFKQEKFDAPATVLAIEYDPNRGPRIALVEYADNIKSYILAPEGLKVGDKIVFSQKAIEAKTGCRMPLEFMPVGTFVYNIELTPGKGGQLVRGAGMSAQFIGVEDKYAQIKLPSGEVRKVLKECAASVGIMGNSDYRLIRWGKAGRNRMRGIRPRVNGKNMNPVDHPHGGGEGHSPIGQKRGPQTVYGKPARGVKTRTPGKWSDKFIIKSRRNKI encoded by the coding sequence ATGCCTATTAAAATATACAAACCAACTAATAATGGCCGCCGCAACTCAAGCGTGGATGCTTTTTCAGATATCACCAAAACCAAACCGGAGAAATCTTTGGTTGTATATTTAAAATCAAAATCCGGCCGCAATAATCAGGGAATACTGACAGTTCGGCATCAGGGCGGCGGAGTAAAGAAATTTTATCGCATAGTTGATTTTAAACAAGAAAAATTTGACGCTCCGGCCACGGTTTTGGCTATTGAATATGATCCGAACCGCGGTCCGAGAATCGCTTTAGTGGAATATGCCGACAATATCAAGTCATACATTTTAGCGCCGGAAGGTTTGAAGGTTGGTGACAAGATTGTTTTTTCACAAAAGGCAATTGAAGCGAAAACCGGTTGTCGCATGCCTTTAGAATTTATGCCGGTTGGTACGTTTGTCTATAACATAGAATTAACCCCGGGCAAGGGCGGACAATTGGTTCGCGGCGCCGGCATGTCGGCCCAGTTTATCGGCGTGGAAGATAAATATGCGCAGATAAAATTGCCTTCCGGAGAAGTTAGGAAAGTTTTAAAAGAATGCGCGGCCAGCGTTGGTATTATGGGCAATTCCGATTACCGCTTAATTCGCTGGGGCAAGGCCGGCAGAAACCGCATGCGAGGCATCAGACCGAGAGTAAACGGTAAGAACATGAACCCGGTTGATCACCCGCATGGCGGCGGCGAGGGCCACAGCCCGATTGGTCAAAAGCGCGGTCCGCAGACAGTTTATGGCAAACCGGCCAGAGGCGTAAAGACCCGCACGCCGGGCAAGTGGAGTGATAAATTTATCATAAAATCAAGACGCAATAAAATCTAA
- the rplW gene encoding 50S ribosomal protein L23, with amino-acid sequence MVGLLNNWLNKNKKEQLKKTGEVKVAKKEPKKAKEEATTITKETDVKKEKIKLPAESIAYKILVKPLVTEKSAVAESINKYSFVVMAGASKFQIKKAVEDVYGVKPTSVNIINVEGRRVRFGRTFGRRSDFKKAIVTLPKGKSIDIHVGV; translated from the coding sequence ATGGTTGGCTTACTAAACAATTGGCTGAATAAGAACAAGAAAGAACAGTTGAAAAAAACCGGCGAGGTTAAGGTTGCCAAAAAAGAACCGAAAAAAGCAAAGGAGGAAGCCACCACCATTACCAAAGAAACCGACGTAAAAAAAGAAAAAATAAAATTGCCGGCCGAAAGCATTGCCTACAAAATTTTAGTTAAACCGCTGGTGACCGAAAAAAGCGCGGTGGCCGAAAGCATAAATAAATACAGTTTTGTGGTCATGGCCGGGGCAAGCAAATTTCAAATCAAGAAAGCGGTTGAGGATGTTTACGGAGTGAAACCGACCAGTGTTAATATTATAAACGTAGAAGGCCGCCGGGTGCGTTTTGGCAGAACCTTTGGCCGGCGCAGTGATTTTAAAAAAGCGATTGTAACTTTGCCAAAGGGCAAATCAATTGATATCCACGTGGGAGTTTAA